The nucleotide sequence AAAATGTGGGAGCGGGCTTGCTCGCGATTGTGGTGTATCAGTAGTAAACAGGTTGACTGACCCACCGCTATCGCGAGCAAGCCCGCTCCCACATTTATAGCCACTCGGCTTAGTTACGCTGCAACAACCCCGGCAACTGCGCCACCAGCTTCTGGTTATTCAACGGCGCACGGATAAATCCACGCTGCGTCCCGTCGGGGCCGATCAGCGCCAGGTTGCCGCTGTGGTCGACGGTGTAGTTGGGTTTGCTGGTGTCCGCCGGAATGAACGGAATACTCACCGCATTCGATACCTTCTGCACATCCTCCACGTTCGCGCCGGTCAGGCCCAAAAATTGCGGGTCGAAGTAGCCCAGATACTGCTTGAGTTGCGTCGGCGTATCGCGATGCGGGTCCACGCTGACCAAAATCACCTGCAACTTATCCACAACGTCTTTGGGCAGTTCACTCTTGATCTGCCGCAGTTGGGCGAGGGTGGTCGGGCAGATGTCCGGGCAGAAGGTGTAGCCAAAGAACAACAGGCTCCACTTGTCTTTCAACGCGTTGACCAGTACCGGCTGACCGTCCTGATTGGTCATGCTCACAGGCGGTAACTGACGGCTTTGCGGCAGCAGGATAATGCCCGCGTCGATCAACGCCGTTGGATCACCCTGCCCCTTGCCGGACAGTACTTTGTTGACGGTCAGGCCCACGACCAACGCCACAAGGGCCACCAGAATAAAGACAGTTTTTTGAGTTCGAGTCATAGGTTCAACAGTAAGTAGTGATCTACAAGCAGGGCGATAAACAGCAGGAACAGGTACCAAATAGAGTACTTGAAGGTGTTGATCGCCGCGTGCGGCCGACTGCCACGGTACAGCACCCAGGACCATTGCAGAAAGCGTCCGCCCAGGATCAACGCAGATCCCAGGTATAACAATCCGCTCATGTGGATGACATAAGGCATCAGACTCACAGCCAACAACGCAAAGGTGTACAGCAGGATATGCAGCTTGGTGTAGTGCTCGCCGTGGGTCACCGGCAGCATCGGAATATCAGCCTTGGCATATTCCTCCTTGCGATGAATCGCCAGGGCCCAGAAGTGCGGCGGCGTCCAGGCGAAAATGATCAGCACCAGCAACAATGGCTCCGCGCTGACATGACCGGTCACCGCGACCCAGCCCAGCAACGGCGGCGCCGCGCCGGCAAGGCCGCCAATCACGATATTTTGCGGTGTGGCACGCTTGAGAAAGCCGGTATAGATCACCGCGTAACCCAGCAGCGAGGCCAGCGTCAGCCATGCCGCCAAGGGATTGGTGAACGTCAGCAGCAACGCCAATCCTGCCACCGCCAGCACCAGCGCAAAGGCCAGGGCGGCGGCTGGTGAAACACGGCCTTCCGCCAGCGGGCGCTTGTGCGTACGCGCCATCAGCGCATCAATGCGCCGATCCACCACATGGTTGACCGCCGCCGCGCCGCCGGCACACAGCGCAATGCCCAGGTTACCGAAGATCAGCACCGGCCATGGCACGCCGGCCCGGGTGGCGAGAAACATGCCCACCAAGGATGTGATGAGCATCAGCACCACCACTTTGGGCTTGGTCAGCTCCAGGTAGTCACGCCAGATCGCTCGACTGTCACACGTCTCGGTCAAGGTCGCCATGGCATCTCTCCTTTGAGGGTAATGAGGCCCGATACCTGTTTACGCGGGCTGAAGCGCCAACCGAGCGGCACGTGATGACGCACCCGGACCAGGCTGGTACGGGCGTGATAATTGACCAGCACCAGCGTCACCAGCAACGCCGCGCCACCTGCGTTATGCGCGACCGCCACAGGCAGCGGCAGATGGAAGTACACATTGCTCAGCCCCAGGGCGATTTGCGCAGCCAGCGCGGCCAGCAGCAGGCCGGCCAGACGCGTCATGCCTACCGTCTTGAGTTGCCAGGCCAGCCCCAGCAGCGCCAGCGTCACCACCAACGCGCCCATGCGATGGGTCAGATGAATCGCCGTGCGGGCTTCGCTGTCCAGTTGCCCGCCGAGATAGTTGGGCCCGATGTGCTGGGTCAGATGAAAACCATTGGCAAAATCTGCCGCCGGCCACCATTCCCCGTGGCAGGTCGGCAAGTCGATACAGGCCACTGCCGCATAGTTGGAACTGACCCAGCCGCCGAGGGCGACCTGCCCAATGACCAGCACCAACCCGGCCGTCGCCCAATACTGCAAGCGCCGGGGCACGATCAATGCCGGCAACACACCGGACAGGCGCAGTGTCAGCAAAAACAGCAGGCTCAAGGTCGCAAAGCCGCCCAATAAATGCCCGGTGACCACTTGCGGCCAGAGCTTGAGTGTGACCGTCCACATGCCAAAGATCGCCTGGGCAAACACCACCGCCAGCAGGAACAAGGGCAGTTTCAACGGCTGCCCCGGATGACGTCGGTGGGTCCAGGCACGCGCGGCCAGCAGGGCGATCAACAACCCCAGCGTGCCCGCCGCGTAACGATGAACCATCTCGTTCCAACCCTTGTCGGCCTCCACCGGCGTATCCGGGAAATGCAGTTCGGCATGGGCCAGTTGCGCCTCGCTCTTGGGCACGCTGATAAAACCGTAGCACCCTGGCCAGTCCGGGCAACCGAGGCCGGCATGGGTCAGCCGGGTGTAGGCCCCCAGCAACACCACCACCAACGCCAGCAAAGTGGCAAACAACGCGAGGCGAAATCCAGGTTTGGCCATGACGATGCCCTTATCCGATATTCGACAGTTTCAGCAGATGGCGCAGGTCGTTCAGCAAGTCTTTGCCCTTGACCTGGGCGTCGTAGCGCAATACCAGATTGCCGTGGGGATCGACGATCCACAGTTGCGCATCTCCCGGCGCGGCGGCGTTCTGGTTGAAGGCCGGCAACGCCAGCGGGTAGCGCTGCAATTGGGGGTATTCGATTTTCAGCTTGGCCTCGTACTCGGCACTGACCGGCTGCGCGCTGGCCAAGGCGTGGCTGGCGCGCGAGGCATCTCGACCGAGGCCGATCTGCAATTGGCGCGCGAGGTACACCAACTGCTGGCAATCGGCAGCGCAGGCGGTGGGCGCGGTGACCAGCAGCTGCCAACGCTCTTCGTTTGCCAGGACGCCGATATCGGCGCGGGTCTGGCCGTTGCCAATCAACTGCCCGTGATAACTGCGACCGTCCGGCACCCAGAACTGCAACTTGTACATAAAGGTGGCCAGCACCATCGGACCGATCACCATCAGTACGATCAGGATCAGCTGCCAACGCCCCTTGCGCCGGTCGGGCGCGGCGCGTGTGTCAGACATGCTGGGTGGATTCATGGCTGTTCCCATGGTGCTTCTCCCTTGCGTTGTGCCATCCGAGGTAGAGGTAAAGACCGCACAGCGCCAGCGCCATGGCGAACCACTGCACGGCATACCCCAAGTGTTTTTCCGGCCCCATGGCCACTACCGGCCAATGGGTTGCGTAAGTCGCCGGGCCGGCTTCGGCCCGTAGCTCATAGGTAAATCCGTTGCGCCCAAGCTCCGCCCACAACGCCGCCGGATGCAGCGCGGTGAGCAAGCGCGGCCAGGCGCCGCCGTCAGGATCGGCGTGCAGTTGAAAGGTTTCGCCGGGCGCCACATACACCCACGCATCGAGACTCAAGGGTTGCGCCGGTGTGGTGAAGGCGGGGGGCGTGCGCCGGTCCGGCCAAGGCAGCCAGCCGCGATTGAGCCACAGCCAGAGGCCGCTGGCCTGATCATGAAAGGGTTGCAGCAACTCCACGCCCGCCTTGCCGTCGCGCATCCGGTTGTCCAGCAGCACGCTGTGCTCGGCGTCGAACGCCCCACGTAGATGCACTCGCCGAAAGGCCGGATCCAGCGTTTCCTGCAATTGCTCGGCGCTCACCGGTTCCGCCGCCCTGCGCTCGGCGTAGTTTTCCAGCAGCGCCTGTTTTTCCTGGCCACGGGACAATTGCCAGAACCCCAGACTCACCATCAGCGGCAGCAACACCAGCACCACCAGCGTCGGCGCAATCCCAGGGCGAAAGCGTTTCATGGCATTGCCACCGAGGTCGCTGGTGCGCTGGCTATACTGAATCTCATTGCTCGCCCCTCCCCAAAAGAGCCCAGGAGCCTGACCATGCTCAAAGCCGCTATTGCCCTGATGCTGATCGCTACCGTTGTGAGCCTGTTCAGTGGCTTATTTTTTCTGGTCAAGGACGAGGGCAACTCCAACCGCCTCGTCACTGCCTTGACCGTACGTGTCACGCTGGCCGTGATCACCCTGGCATTGATCACCTGGGGTTTCTTCAGCGGCCAACTGGTCTCCCATGTCCCGTGGTAACTAGGCGCTGGGACAAAGCGCTTCACAGTACGTAAACGAAGAAAAACAGGCCGATCCACACCACGTCCACAAAGTGCCAGTACCAACTGGCCGCCTCGAAGCCGAACTGGTGTTCGGCATTGAAATGCCCTTTCAGCACGCGCATCAGCATCACGAACAGAATGATGGTGCCGATGGTGACGTGAGCGCCGTGAAAGCCGGTCAGCATAAAGAAGGTCGCGCCGTACACCCCGGAGCCCAATGTCAGGCCCAGCTCCTTGTAGGCGTGGACGTATTCCTCAATCTGGAATCCAAGAAAGGCCACCCCCAGCAACACCGTGAGCGCCAGCCAGATTTTCAGCGCGCCACGATGGCCCTTGCGCAACGCATGGTGGGCGATGGTGATGGTCACGCTGGAACTCACCAACAGAATGGTGTTGACCAACGGCAAACCCCACGGGCTGATGGTGCCTTCAGGCGTCGGGAAGAGTTTCGGGTCCGGGTTGTTGAGCAGCGGCCAGGCGAACTCGAAATTCGGCCACAACATGTGCGCAACACCTTTCGATCCTTCTCCGGCCAACCAGGGCGCGGACAAATTGCGCACGTAAAACAGCGCGCCAAAGAATGCGATGAAAAACATCACCTCGGAAAAGATGAACCAGGTCATGCCCCAGCGGAAGGAACGGTCCATCTGGGCGCTGTAGAGGCCGGCGCGGCTCTCCTTGATCACCGCGCCGAACCAGCCAAACATCATGTAGGCCAACAACAGGCCGCCGACGAAAAAGATCAGCGGTCCATTTGATTCAGGGCGTGCTGCCTTGAGGTCGTTGAACCACAGGCCCAGCCCATACACGCTGATCAACATGCCGAACGTGGCAATTATCGGCCATTTACTTTGCGCTGGTACGTAGTACGTATCATGATTCGACATGTATTCGTTCTCCTAATCGAGCCCGCAGGCACGCCTAGCCGCCGGTATGGACAGCCACGGGCGGTTGGCGCGCGGTGATATCGAACAGCGTGTAAGCCAGGGTCAAGTGCTTCACATTCAGGGGCATGTCACGGTCGACAATGAAGCGCACTGGCATCTCGATCCGCTCCCCTGGCTGCAGCACTTGCTGGGTAAAGCAAAAACACTCGGTCTTGTGGAAGTACATCGCCGCTTCCGCCGGGGAAATACTCGGGATCGCCTGCGCCGTCATCGGTTTGTCGGTGGGGTTGAAGGCGATAAATACCATCTCGCTGACCGCGCCAGGATTGACCACCACCTCGTCAGCCGTGGAATGAAACTCCCAGACCATATCCACTGCATTGGTGGACAGAAACTGCACCCGCACCTGCCGCGACTGATCGACCACCTGCGAGCCCTGGTACTGCCCGGCCGTCTTGCCGTTGATGCCAAACGCGCTGCACATCACGTCATAGATCGGCACCAGGGCAAAGCCGAAAGCGAACATCGCCAGCACCAGGATCAACAGGCGCGTAATCAGGCGTCGGGTCGGCAGGGACTCAGCCATGGATGTCTCCCTTCCGGCTCTTCATTTGACCTCCGGCGGGGTGGTGAAGGTGTGGTACGGCGCGGGCGAGGGGACGCTCCATTCCAGCCCCTCGGCGCCATCCCAGGGTTTGGCCGCCGCGGGCTGGCCGCCGCGGATGCATTTGATGACGATGAACAGAAAGAAAATCTGCGTGGCCCCGAACATGAAAGCGCCCACCGACGACACCATGTTGAAGTCGGCGAACTGCAGGTTATAGTCCGGCACCCGACGCGGCATGCCCGCCAGCCCAACGAAGTGCATCGGGAAGAACGCCATGTTCATCCCCACGAATGACAGCCAGAAATGCAGCTTGCCCAGGGTTTCGTCGTACATGTGGCCAGTCCATTTCGGCAGCCAGTAGTAGGCCGAGGCGAAGATTCCGAAGATCGCCCCCGGCACCAGCACGTAATGGAAGTGCGCGACCACAAAGTAGGTGTCGTGGTACTGGAAGTCCGCCGGGGCGATGGCCAGCATCAGTCCGGAAAAACCACCGATGGTGAACAGGATCACAAAGGCCACGGCAAACAGCATCGGTGTCTCGAACGTCAGTGAACCCTGCCACATGGTGCTGACCCAGTTAAACACCTTCACCCCGGTGGGCACTGCGATCAGCATGGTTGCGTACATGAAGAACAACTCGCCCACCAATGGAATACCCACCACAAACATGTGGTGCGCCCAGACGATAAACGACAGGAAGGCAATGCTTGCCGTGGCGTAAACCATCGAGGTGTAGCCGAACAGCGGCTTGCGCGAGAACGCCGGGATGATCGCGCTGACGGCGCCGAACGCCGGCAGGATCATGATGTACACCTCGGGATGACCGAAGAACCAGAACACGTGCTGGAACAACACCGGATCACCACCGCCGGCGGCGCTGAAGAAGCTGGTGCCGAAGTGAATGTCCATCAACATCATCGTCACGCAACCGGCCAGCACCGGCATCACCGCGATCAGCAAGAACGCGGTGATCAGCCAGGTCCAGACAAACAGCGGCATCTTCATCAGCGTCATGCCCGGCGCACGCAGGTTGAGAATGGTCGCGATCACGTTGATCGCCCCCATGATCGAACTGACGCCCATCAGGTGAATGGCGAAGATGAAAAAGGTCACGCTTTCCGGAGCGTAAGTGGTGGAGAGCGGGGCGTAGAACGTCCAGCCGAAATTCGGCCCGCCACCCGGCGAAAACAACGTCGACACCAACAACAGGAATGCCGCGGGCAGCAGCCAGAAGCTGAAGTTGTTCATGCGCGGCAACGCCATGTCCGGCGCGCCGATCATCAGCGGGATCATCCAATTGGCCAGGCCGACGAAGGCCGGCATCACCGCGCCAAACACCATGATCAGGCCATGCATGGTGGTCATCTGGTTGAAGAACGCCGGCTCGACGATCTGCAAGCCGGGCTGAAACAGCTCGGCACGAATCACCATGGCAAAGGAACCGCCTAACAGGAACATGGCAAAGCTGAACCACAGGTACATGGTCCCGATGTCTTTGTGGTTGGTGGTCAGTACCCAGCGCATCAGGCCCTTGGCCGGGCCGTGCGCGTGGTCACCGGCATGGCCGTGGTCATCGATCACAGTGCTCATGGCCTTTCTCCTGCAAACGAGTGGGCGGGACGGTTCAGGGAATACGCAGGGAAGAAGGTCATTGGCTTTCCGCCTGTTTGAGTTCCAGTACGTCTTTCGGGGTCACCATGTCGCCTGTGTTGTTGCCCCACGCATTACGTTCGTAAGTGACCACGGCCGCGATATCGACTTCCGAGAGCTGCTTGCCGAAGGCGGCCATCGCCGTGCCGGGCTTGCCGTGGAAGACGATGCCGAGGTGATCGGCCTTCGGCCCGGTGGCAATTTTCGAGCCCTTGAGCGCCGGGAACATCGGCGGCAGGCCTTGGCCCTCGGCCTGGTGACAGGCGACGCAGGCGGTGTGGTAAACCTTGTCGCCGCGCGCTACCAGCTCCTCGAGCGTCCATTCCTTGGAGGTCAGTTCCTTGAGTTTGGCGGCTTCCTGCTTGCGCTCGCCCAGCCAGGCGTCGTAGTCGGCCCTGGACTTGACCTCGACCACGATCGGCATGAAACCGTGGTCCTTGCCGCACAGTTCGGCGCATTGGCCACGGTAGATCCCGGGCTTCTCGACACGGGTCCAGGCTTCGTTGACGAATCCGGGGATAGCATCGCGCTTGACCGCAAAGGCCGGCACCCACCAGGAGTGGATCACATCGGCCGCAGTCACCAGAAAGCGCACCTTGGCGCCCACCGGCAGCACCAATGGCTGATCGACTTCCAGCAGGTAGTGCTCGCCCTTGTCGGCCTTGTTTTGAATTTGCTCGGCGGGTGTGGCCAGGTTGCTGAAGAACTCCACGTCCTGACCGAGGTATTTGTAATGCCATTTCCACTGGTAGCCGGTGACCTGGATATCGATATCCGACTCACTGCTGTCGTAGATGTCGATCAGGGTCTTGGTCGCCGGAATGGCCATGACGACCAAAATCAGCAAGGGCACGACGGTCCAGAGGATTTCCACCGTGGTGCTCTCGTGAAACTTGGCCGCCACCTGACCGGTGGAGCGTCGATGGACAATCATCGACCAGAACATCGCGCCAAACACGATGATGCCGATCACCACACAGATCCAGAAAATGGTCATGTGCAAATCGAACACAGCGTGACTGACTTCAGTGGCCCCTGGCGCCATATTCACCGTCCAGGCGGCCTGCGCCTGGCTGAATACTGACCACAAGAGTAAGCCCATCCAAACATGTGGATGTCGCGTCATTGCGGGTTCCCCTTATCGTTCTTGTTATCCCGCCGGTGTGCACCTGCGGCCAAGGGGGCGGCTTCCAAAATGCTTGCATCCGCCAAGCCTTGCCTGCTTATGCAGTTGGGCGTCATCAGCTAATCGCGTACAAACCCGAGTATAGCCAGCGACTGCGACCCCGCAATGTGAGAGGGCAAATCAATAAAAAATGACCAACGGTGCAGATCGGGCAGGGGATTGAACGCCTATCCGACGAACGATGGCATTTCGATATAGCGAACACACATAAGCATGAAATAATTATGACAAATGCGTCTGAGGAGCCCGTATAAACGAGCTACCTTATGCAGTCCCCTTTCCCGTGCCTGTATTTCTGGAGCTTTCATGAACACCGCCGCATTGCGCGAGCAGATTTCCCGTGCCCATCAACACGAAGCCAGCACTCACCAGCTTGCCCGGCAGTTGGAAGCAAAGTTGCCCCATCTACATTCGTCCATTTCACTGGCTGGACAGGATCGTAACGGGGTGATGACGCGATTCGTCGCTGCCTACATCGATCTGGTCCCGGACTTGCTGGATGCCGCCAATGAAGTCGCCCGCGAAGCGGGTATTGAAAGCCAGATAAAACCCGTGCTGAAAATTGCCGAACATTTCTTCCTGCAGCCCCCTACAATCCTCGCCGGCCATGAAGGCCTGGACAGCTTGCTGGATGAGGCCTACCTGGCCCACAGGCTGGTAGAAGAAGTGAACGATTTGTATATCAAGCACTTCAGTCAGCCGCTGATTCCAGCGGATACCACCGTCGCCAATCTGATCGCACATCAGTTGATCGGCGAGGATTTTGCCAACCAATTGGATGAAGCCGTACACCTGGCGGTCGATGAAATGCTCGACGAGGACAGCTTTGCCCTGGAGTCGGTTGAAGCCTATCGCGACAAGCTCAAGAGCCCCGACACCGAAGCGGCGTGGAAGCGCTGGCCGTGCCTGTCGCGACAGTTGGGTGTGGAGTTGGAGCTGGATCAGCCAGCGTAATTTCCCGATCACGCTCCTGTAGGAGCATAGGGCTCTACACAACTTTCAGAATCTGGTGAGTTTCCCCGTGGCGAGCGGGCTTGCCCCGCGTAGGGCTGCGAAGCAGCCCCAGTAAGCCGAATGCGGTGTATCAAATACTCCGTAGCGGCTGATTTTGGGACGGCTTCGCAGTCCAACGCGGGACAAGCCCGCTCGCCACAACAGCCCTATCTGCTCAAATTGTGTAGATAAATATGCTGCAGGAGCGAGGGGTTCAGGCCGCTGCCGAGCCAATCCCGGTGTTCGTCCGCACCCGGCCTTCCAACCTGCGCTTCAAGCCTCGCGCCTCAATCACCAACGTCGAGCCCTGCGCCGCATTGGCACGGCCCCATTCCTCCAGCAGCTCCAGACAGGAATGGTCGATGTAACTCAGGTTATTGAGTGGTACATGCACGGTAGTCCCCGTGGGTACGGTCGACAATACTTGGGTCAACGCGGGCACTTTCAGAAAGGTCGCTGCACCGCTCAGGCGCAGCTCCATCTCGCCCTCCTGAGGCAAGTCGATCAGGCTGACTTTCAGCCGGGAGGCCTTGAATGCCAGCTTGAGCAATGTCAGCCCAAAGCCCACCAGCACACCCGTGAGCAGGTCGCTGAAGATGATGGCCAAGGCCGTGGCCGCATAGGTAACCATCGGCATCCGACCATAACGAGCCAGCCCCCGGAACGCCTTGAGATCCACCAGCTTGACCCCGGTATACACCAGCACACCCGCCAGGCTCGCCACCGGAATACTTTGCAGCACGCTGGACAGCAACAACACAAACGCCAACAGCCACAAGCCATGGAACACCGCTGACAACCGCGTGGTCGCACCCGCCTGAACGTTAGCCGAGCTGCGCACGATCACGCCCGTCATGGGCAACGCTCCGACCAGACCACACAGCATGTTGCCTACGCCCTGGGCGGACAATTCCTTGTCGAAATCCGAGCGCTGTCCGCTGTGCATACGGTCAACCGCCGCTGCTGACAGCAGGGTTTCGGCGCTGGCGATAAAGGCCACCGCAAAGGCTGCGATCAACAGATTCGGATCAGCCAGGTTCAGCAGATCGCTGGGGCGCAGCCAATCGATGGCATCGGCGAGGTTTTCCGGTACTTCAACACGCTTGACCTGCAACGCCAGCGCCAGGCTGGCCGCCGTCGCCAAACCCACTCCGAGCAACGCTCCCGGCACAAAACGCAGTTTTTGCGGACGGAGTTTATCCCACAGCCACATCACCAGAATCGTCGACAGCCCGAGCAAACCGGCTTGCCAACCGAACCCGCCACCCAGCGCGGGAATAGCCTCGGCCAAGGCAGCGGGAAAGCCTGCGAGGTTATCCAGTCCGGAGGGTTTCGGTGCCGCATCCAGCATCACATGGACTTGCGACAGGACAATCAGCACGCCGATTCCCGCCAACATTCCGTAGACCACCGCCGGGGCGGTCACGCGGAACCAGCAGCCGAGACGCAAGCGTCCGGCGACCAGTTGCAGGAAGCCCGCCAGCAGCAGGATTGGCCCGAGCATGAGCATGCCATGCTGGCGCACCAGTTCGAAAACCAACACCGCCAGACCGGCTGCGGGGCCGCTGACTTGCAGCGGCGATCCCGCCATCCAACCAACCACCAGGCCACCGATGATGCCAGTGATCAAGCCTTTGGCCGGTGGCATGCCCGAAGCGATGGCGATACCCATGCACAATGGCAGGGCGACCAGAAACACCACCACGGACGCTAACAGCTCCCGTGGCAATACAGCTTTCAATTGAGCAGCACGCATAATGACTCTCCCGAGGCATTCGCCGGGCGTGACAACGCCTGGCTACGCTATGGCAGCCATTGCGTTACCCGACGGGGAAGGGTTTTAGAAGCGCGCTTTAGGCGTCGCCGAAGGGATCGAATCGGTGCCGCTCAACGGTCGAAACGCCGACAGACCCGCATCGTAGGCCCGAATTTCACTGGTCTCGATGTCGTAGATCCAGCCGTGGATAAACAAATGACCGTTGGCCATGCGCGAAGCCACCGACGGGTGGGTGCGCAAATGCTGCAACTGAGCGATGACGTTCTCTTCGGTCAGCACCTTCATGCTTTCGCCTTCATTGGCGCAGTCGCAGTTGTCCTGGACCATGGTCTTGGCGACCTCGGCGTGGAGCAGCCAGGCTTTGACGGTCGGCATTTTCTCCAGGCTCTGGGGATTGAGCACCGCGCGCATGGCGCCGCAATCGGAGTGCCCACACACAATGATGTGTTGCACGCCCAAGGCCAGTACCGCGTACTCGATGGCCGTGGAAACGCCGCCGTTCATTTGCCCATAGGGTGGCACCACGTTGCCGACGTTACGGGTCACGAACAGGTCGCCGGGGGAACTCTGGGTAATCAGTTCTGGAACGATGCGCGAATCGGCGCAGGTGATAAACATCGCTCTCGGGCTCTGGGCCGTGGCG is from Pseudomonas mucidolens and encodes:
- a CDS encoding cytochrome c oxidase assembly protein — encoded protein: MAESLPTRRLITRLLILVLAMFAFGFALVPIYDVMCSAFGINGKTAGQYQGSQVVDQSRQVRVQFLSTNAVDMVWEFHSTADEVVVNPGAVSEMVFIAFNPTDKPMTAQAIPSISPAEAAMYFHKTECFCFTQQVLQPGERIEMPVRFIVDRDMPLNVKHLTLAYTLFDITARQPPVAVHTGG
- a CDS encoding twin transmembrane helix small protein yields the protein MLKAAIALMLIATVVSLFSGLFFLVKDEGNSNRLVTALTVRVTLAVITLALITWGFFSGQLVSHVPW
- a CDS encoding COX15/CtaA family protein, yielding MAKPGFRLALFATLLALVVVLLGAYTRLTHAGLGCPDWPGCYGFISVPKSEAQLAHAELHFPDTPVEADKGWNEMVHRYAAGTLGLLIALLAARAWTHRRHPGQPLKLPLFLLAVVFAQAIFGMWTVTLKLWPQVVTGHLLGGFATLSLLFLLTLRLSGVLPALIVPRRLQYWATAGLVLVIGQVALGGWVSSNYAAVACIDLPTCHGEWWPAADFANGFHLTQHIGPNYLGGQLDSEARTAIHLTHRMGALVVTLALLGLAWQLKTVGMTRLAGLLLAALAAQIALGLSNVYFHLPLPVAVAHNAGGAALLVTLVLVNYHARTSLVRVRHHVPLGWRFSPRKQVSGLITLKGEMPWRP
- the ctaD gene encoding cytochrome c oxidase subunit I, translated to MSTVIDDHGHAGDHAHGPAKGLMRWVLTTNHKDIGTMYLWFSFAMFLLGGSFAMVIRAELFQPGLQIVEPAFFNQMTTMHGLIMVFGAVMPAFVGLANWMIPLMIGAPDMALPRMNNFSFWLLPAAFLLLVSTLFSPGGGPNFGWTFYAPLSTTYAPESVTFFIFAIHLMGVSSIMGAINVIATILNLRAPGMTLMKMPLFVWTWLITAFLLIAVMPVLAGCVTMMLMDIHFGTSFFSAAGGGDPVLFQHVFWFFGHPEVYIMILPAFGAVSAIIPAFSRKPLFGYTSMVYATASIAFLSFIVWAHHMFVVGIPLVGELFFMYATMLIAVPTGVKVFNWVSTMWQGSLTFETPMLFAVAFVILFTIGGFSGLMLAIAPADFQYHDTYFVVAHFHYVLVPGAIFGIFASAYYWLPKWTGHMYDETLGKLHFWLSFVGMNMAFFPMHFVGLAGMPRRVPDYNLQFADFNMVSSVGAFMFGATQIFFLFIVIKCIRGGQPAAAKPWDGAEGLEWSVPSPAPYHTFTTPPEVK
- a CDS encoding SulP family inorganic anion transporter — protein: MRAAQLKAVLPRELLASVVVFLVALPLCMGIAIASGMPPAKGLITGIIGGLVVGWMAGSPLQVSGPAAGLAVLVFELVRQHGMLMLGPILLLAGFLQLVAGRLRLGCWFRVTAPAVVYGMLAGIGVLIVLSQVHVMLDAAPKPSGLDNLAGFPAALAEAIPALGGGFGWQAGLLGLSTILVMWLWDKLRPQKLRFVPGALLGVGLATAASLALALQVKRVEVPENLADAIDWLRPSDLLNLADPNLLIAAFAVAFIASAETLLSAAAVDRMHSGQRSDFDKELSAQGVGNMLCGLVGALPMTGVIVRSSANVQAGATTRLSAVFHGLWLLAFVLLLSSVLQSIPVASLAGVLVYTGVKLVDLKAFRGLARYGRMPMVTYAATALAIIFSDLLTGVLVGFGLTLLKLAFKASRLKVSLIDLPQEGEMELRLSGAATFLKVPALTQVLSTVPTGTTVHVPLNNLSYIDHSCLELLEEWGRANAAQGSTLVIEARGLKRRLEGRVRTNTGIGSAAA
- the cyoE gene encoding heme o synthase; the protein is MATLTETCDSRAIWRDYLELTKPKVVVLMLITSLVGMFLATRAGVPWPVLIFGNLGIALCAGGAAAVNHVVDRRIDALMARTHKRPLAEGRVSPAAALAFALVLAVAGLALLLTFTNPLAAWLTLASLLGYAVIYTGFLKRATPQNIVIGGLAGAAPPLLGWVAVTGHVSAEPLLLVLIIFAWTPPHFWALAIHRKEEYAKADIPMLPVTHGEHYTKLHILLYTFALLAVSLMPYVIHMSGLLYLGSALILGGRFLQWSWVLYRGSRPHAAINTFKYSIWYLFLLFIALLVDHYLLLNL
- the coxB gene encoding cytochrome c oxidase subunit II yields the protein MTRHPHVWMGLLLWSVFSQAQAAWTVNMAPGATEVSHAVFDLHMTIFWICVVIGIIVFGAMFWSMIVHRRSTGQVAAKFHESTTVEILWTVVPLLILVVMAIPATKTLIDIYDSSESDIDIQVTGYQWKWHYKYLGQDVEFFSNLATPAEQIQNKADKGEHYLLEVDQPLVLPVGAKVRFLVTAADVIHSWWVPAFAVKRDAIPGFVNEAWTRVEKPGIYRGQCAELCGKDHGFMPIVVEVKSRADYDAWLGERKQEAAKLKELTSKEWTLEELVARGDKVYHTACVACHQAEGQGLPPMFPALKGSKIATGPKADHLGIVFHGKPGTAMAAFGKQLSEVDIAAVVTYERNAWGNNTGDMVTPKDVLELKQAESQ
- a CDS encoding SURF1 family protein, yielding MKRFRPGIAPTLVVLVLLPLMVSLGFWQLSRGQEKQALLENYAERRAAEPVSAEQLQETLDPAFRRVHLRGAFDAEHSVLLDNRMRDGKAGVELLQPFHDQASGLWLWLNRGWLPWPDRRTPPAFTTPAQPLSLDAWVYVAPGETFQLHADPDGGAWPRLLTALHPAALWAELGRNGFTYELRAEAGPATYATHWPVVAMGPEKHLGYAVQWFAMALALCGLYLYLGWHNAREKHHGNSHESTQHV
- a CDS encoding SCO family protein, yielding MTRTQKTVFILVALVALVVGLTVNKVLSGKGQGDPTALIDAGIILLPQSRQLPPVSMTNQDGQPVLVNALKDKWSLLFFGYTFCPDICPTTLAQLRQIKSELPKDVVDKLQVILVSVDPHRDTPTQLKQYLGYFDPQFLGLTGANVEDVQKVSNAVSIPFIPADTSKPNYTVDHSGNLALIGPDGTQRGFIRAPLNNQKLVAQLPGLLQRN
- a CDS encoding cytochrome c oxidase subunit 3, whose protein sequence is MSNHDTYYVPAQSKWPIIATFGMLISVYGLGLWFNDLKAARPESNGPLIFFVGGLLLAYMMFGWFGAVIKESRAGLYSAQMDRSFRWGMTWFIFSEVMFFIAFFGALFYVRNLSAPWLAGEGSKGVAHMLWPNFEFAWPLLNNPDPKLFPTPEGTISPWGLPLVNTILLVSSSVTITIAHHALRKGHRGALKIWLALTVLLGVAFLGFQIEEYVHAYKELGLTLGSGVYGATFFMLTGFHGAHVTIGTIILFVMLMRVLKGHFNAEHQFGFEAASWYWHFVDVVWIGLFFFVYVL
- a CDS encoding carbonic anhydrase, with the translated sequence MSDKDKQPLAASASAPHQVESADAALQHIVDGFMHFHNEIFPQQEELFKKLATAQSPRAMFITCADSRIVPELITQSSPGDLFVTRNVGNVVPPYGQMNGGVSTAIEYAVLALGVQHIIVCGHSDCGAMRAVLNPQSLEKMPTVKAWLLHAEVAKTMVQDNCDCANEGESMKVLTEENVIAQLQHLRTHPSVASRMANGHLFIHGWIYDIETSEIRAYDAGLSAFRPLSGTDSIPSATPKARF